In one window of Branchiostoma lanceolatum isolate klBraLanc5 chromosome 15, klBraLanc5.hap2, whole genome shotgun sequence DNA:
- the LOC136420320 gene encoding uncharacterized protein translates to MALTPGCVSRVHSLQQPAALAAPAGDFVMSYTKHAPDSHRQRGTTVSQEDHLSDSELEECLKALKSGKAPGYDKIPIEAYQHSPAAKRELFRVVHLIWDSEIVPPELVKGIFIMLYKKNDRNNFSNYRAICLLSHAYKLLSAVIASRLHVQLEPLIPDSQAGFRPTRGTRDNVCILKWTINMLLREAKPAVVTFIDYAAAFDTESQLFLDEALSSAGASLKVRRIIQAIFGAATGCVCVTSPSGNQELSDPFKISRGVLQGDIFSPVAFIIGLMRIFALHDSPSAGVTVGSPPYQVTISRLEYADDAGLMDESVQEASERISAIARGSRDDAAMEISVPKTKAMHIHRKDRVSKTTEAEVAALNLKHRCPDCTRDFKTKRGLAIHRSRWCLHHPSTANTRSRAGSLADKKVQRQKRLAKEKERDHVILQGQQLENVHTFDYLGIRMQCDGDHRADVKYRMDIAQSRFSSLQHIWRDHRLPCEAWDLTQDVTRMINGFNSRCLHVITKKHFRDTTTNPDYNLMSAIRRRRLRSLGHILRMDPSRLVRCTLNAYVCEGDNPPEGSLLMDCEHLLPFEHLARKARNRRMWNAKVNSIK, encoded by the exons ATGGCGCTCACACCAGGATGTGTCAGTCGGGTGCATAGCCTGCAACAGCCCGCAGCTCTGGCTGCccctgccggcgatttcgtgatgtcttacacgaAACATGCGCCAGACTCTCACCGCCAGCGTGGGACTACAGTAAGTCAGGAGGATCATCTCAGTGACAGTGAACTTGAAGAGTGTCTGAAAGCCCTTAAAAGCGGCAAAGCACCAGGGTATGACAAAATACCAATAGAAGCTTATCAGCACTCACCCGCAGCCAAGCGTGAACTCTTCCGAGTAGTACACCTGATCTGGGATTCTGAGATTGTACCCCCTGAACTCGTGAAAGGCATTTTCATCATGCTCTACAAGAAAAATGACCGCAACAACTTCAGTAACTACCGGGCGATCTGTCTCCTCAGCCATGCCTACAAGCTCCTCTCTGCTGTAATCGCCAGCCGTCTACATGTTCAACTTGAGCCACTGATCCCAGACAGCCAGGCAGGGTTCCGACCTACAAGGGGTACCCGCGACAATGTCTGCAtcctgaagtggacgataaacATGTTGCTCCGGGAGGCGAAACCAGCAGTTGTCACCTTCATTGATTATGCTGCTGCGTTTGACACTGAAAGCCAACTCTTCCTCGACGAAGCGCTCAGTTCAGCTGGTGCATCTCTCAAGGTGCGCAGAATCATCCAAGCCATATTCGGCGCGGCCACTGGATGCGTCTGTGTAACAAGCCCTAGCGGCAACCAAGAGCTCTCAGATCCGTTTAAGATCTCACGGGGTGTCCTACAAGGAGATATATTCTCTCCAGTCGCCTTTATCATTGGACTCATGCGTATATTCGCACTACATGACAGTCCCAGCGCCGGGGTAACGGTCGGCAGCCCACCTTACCAAGTAACCATCAGCCGTCTGGAGTACGCTGACGATGCAGGTCTGATGGACGAAAGCGTCCAAGAGGCCTCCGAACGCATCTCCGCAATAGCCAGAGGTTCCAGGGACGATGCTGCCATGGAAATATCAGTCCCCAAAACAAAAGCCATGCACATACATCGCAAAGACCGCGTATCAAAGACGACGGAGGCCGAGGTAGCTGCCTTGAACCTCAAACACAGATGCCCAGATTGTACAAGAGACTTCAAAACAAAAAGGGGCCTAGCAATTCACCGGAGTCGCTGGTGCCTACATCATCCCTCCACCGCCAATACCCGGTCACGTGCCGGTAGCCTCGCAGACAAGAAGGTACAGCGACAGAAGAGACTTGCCAAGGAAAAGGAACGTGATCACGTCATCCTACAAGGCCAACAGCTAGAAAACGTCCACACATTTGACTACCTCGGAATCCGCATGCAATGTGATGGTGACCATAGAGCAGATGTGAAATACAGAATGGACATCGCACAATCCCGCTTCAGCTCCCTACAACATATATGGAGGGACCACAGACTTCC CTGTGAAGCATGGGACTTAACGCAGGACGTCACAAGGATGATCAACGGTTTCAACAGCAGATGTCTACACGTGATCACTAAGAAACACTTTCGGGACACAACAACAAACCCAGACTACAACCTGATGTCAGCCATCCGTCGTAGGAGACTCCGGTCCCTGGGCCACATTCTCCGCATGGACCCCTCCAGACTGGTCAGGTGCACCCTGAATGCCTACGTGTGCGAAGGAGACAACCCGCCTGAAGGCTCACTGCTGATGGACTGTGAACACTTATTACCTTTCGAACACTTAGctagaaaagcaagaaacaGGCGGATGTGGAATGCCAAGGTCAATAGCATAAAGTGA
- the LOC136420321 gene encoding zinc finger protein 468-like, whose protein sequence is MEMHGGEKPYKCDQCDYATARTYTLKKHTTKHTAQTSNLRRHISKHTGEKPYKCDQCDYAIARKQDLKEHMFKHIAQMPTLKRHISEHTGEKPYKCDQCDYAAARAHNLKKHMAKHTGEKAYKCDVSGYVAAKIS, encoded by the exons ATGGAGATGCATGGGG gtgagaaaccttacaaatgtgaccagtgtgactatgcCACAGCACGAACATATACTTTAAAAAAGCACACgaccaaacacactg CACAAACGTCAAATTTGAGACGACATATTTctaagcacactggtgagaaaccttacaaatgtgaccagtgcgactatgctATAGCACGAAAACAAGACttaaaagaacacatgttcaaACACATTG CACAAATGCCAACTTTGAAACGGCACATTTCTgagcacaccggtgagaaaccttacaaatgtgaccagtgcgactatgctGCAGCACGAGCACATAATCTGAAAAAACAcatggcaaaacacactggtgaaaaggCGTACAAATGTGACGTTTCTGGTTATGTTGCAGCAAAGATTTCTTAA